The bacterium genome segment AGGTGCCCAAAGTTGTAGCGGAACAACCGAAACCAGTAGAGCCGGAAGTTAAACCGGGAATGCTGGTAACTCTTGGGCCTGGCGTCACTCCGCCAAAGACGCTGAAGAAAACTTCCGTAGAGTATCCCGAGGCCGCAAGAAGACAGAAGCTCGAAGGGACCGTGCAATTAAATCTGTTGATTTCTGAAACAGGACAGGTGCTGGATGTAAGAATCCTCAAATCTGCGCATCAAATTCTGGATGACGCAGCCGTACGCACTGTGAAACAGTGGACTTACGAGCCCGCGAAAAAACAGAATGTTCCAGTTCGTGTCTGGCTGAGCACTTCCATCACCTTCGTCAAACGTTAATTTTTTTACCGCAGAGCACGCGTAGAACGCCGAAAAAAAAACAAAGAATTATCTTTTCTCTTTTCTCCGCGATCTCTGCGTTCTCTGCGGTGAATTACAGAATATCGAAGGCTTGACCGGCGCTTACAGATAGTGAGCCGCCCCTTCCGCCGCTATTCACAAGTGGAAATGCGTAATCAACTCTCAGCACACGGGTTCTGCCGTATTTCTTCAATCCGATTCGCAAACCAATCCCAACGCTGGCTCCGAAATGATGATCCGGATTCCAGACATAACCTGAATCGATAAACGGCACCGCTGCGACTCCCACCAGACGATGTTCCCAGGGAATCATCACACGGTACTCAAGATTCAGAAGAGCGCGATTTAGTCCTGTAAAGCCACGAAAGGGGTACCCGCGCAAACCTTCATCTTCACCCAGCGATAATTGAAAGGGCGCATCCATATCTGCGGTAATCGTTGCCGCCAGATTTGCCGCAAGGGTTTGTTTGGGACTCTTGAAGAAGCCAAACTTGGTGGAATCCTTTTGAATGTAGTAGCGCAACAAAAACTCTGCAATCCAGTTGTTCCACTCCCCTCCTTCCCTTCTCAAAGATAACCCGGCGTGGCTAACAAAATATTGTCTCGCATTCCGGTGAAATGTGTATCTTCCAGTGAAATTACTTGTGAGAAAATCGCGGCCTCTATCATCGTTGGAATGAACGACCGCAAGGCTTGCCAGTGTGCCGTATGGCAGATCCTCAGTCCGTCCAAAATTATCTACATAGTAAAACTTCACAAATCTCTGACGATCACGGACCAAACTCATTCCGATGTTGAAGAGCTCGCTTTCCACTGGATCCAAATTTCGCTGAATCTCCTCCTCTTGAGCGGCTTCTTCATCGAAAATCAAAACGGATGGAAACAGGTTTTGCGAATAACCAAGAATCAAGCCGGCCCTGTTCCGTTGATAACGAGGTCCCCACGCGCGGTTCACATCAAAAGTCACATTGTGTTGAACGTGTTCGAGCGCGGCAGCATCGATCCCCTGGTAATAAAAGTGCTGTAAGCGCTTTAAATCGAATCCATTTACCCCATAGGACCACCGCGCTTCCTGCGCGTAGAATGGTTGAACGAGCGCGTAGTTCAACCGGTGTCCATCCGAAAAACGGGCATAGCGCAGATTCAACCGGAGCCTTGTATTCAGAAATCGTGGATCACCATAAAGCCCGACGAAACCATCCCTTTCCGGCGCTTTTTCATACCGCAGTCCTACCCGTCTACCAAGACCAAGGAAATTTTCTTCTTCTATTCCGATGTCCAGAATCCGCGATCCGCGTGTGCTTCCCCAGGACAAATTCGGTTTTGTTGTCCATTGATCTTCCGTGTTCACAAACAGATCTGCTTCCTGATCGTTGATCCGGCGCGATCGTACCGAAACATCCGTTAAGAACGTATACCTCCGGAGATTTCGCTCACTTTCACGCATCAAATCGGGTTCCAGCAGATCTCCTTCTCTTAACAGGAGCTCGTTGCGGATAAATGATTTTTGAGTTTTTACATGGAGACGGTTCATGAGCCGGAATCCCCACCATCGAAACTCCTGATGCTGCGAATCAAATACATCCAGGTTGTTGATATAGATATTTCGAACACGAGGCGCTGATTCGGCAAGCAGGAAAGATGGGATGGTGATAAAAACGAGAGCGAAAAACCAAATCCGCACAGCAGCATTCTAGCAGGTTGTAGCGTCGGCGTCGCGCCGGCAAAAATTGACGCGCCCGGCCGCACTGAAATCTCATTTGATAAAGCGGGAAGAGGTTTCAAAATCCTTTTAGATAGTTCAACGTGATATAAAGAAATGAGTCATGACTCCCCAACGCTGGAAGAAAGTAGAGAAGGTTTATTCTGCCGCTCGCGAACTTGCGCCGCCGGATCGAGACGCTTTTCTGAAGGAGGCCTGCAAAAGTGATGCGGCTCTCCGGCAGGAAGTGGAATCTCTATTGAAACACGAAGTTGGCGCAAAGGAATTTCTTGAATCGCCTGCTCTGGAAGTTGCCGCCGGGATGCTGATGCAAGATCAAATGCAGACCACCGGAAAAATCGGTTCCTACCACATATTGTCCCTTTTGGGCACAGGAGGAATGGGTGAAGTCTATCTTACACAGGACAGCCGCCTGGGCCGGAAAGTCGCGCTAAAACTCCTTCCCAAAAACTTGACTCAAGATACCGATACGATCCGCCGCTTTGAACGCGAGGCACGTGCTGCTTCAGCTTTGAACCACCCCAATATTTTGACCATTTACGAGATCGGCCGCGCCGAAGAAACCCATTACATTGCAACCGAATTCGTGGAAGGAGAAACACTCAGACAGCGAATGCTTGGCGGCAAAATGGACCTGAATCAGGTTCTCGACATCGCCATTCAAACCGCAAATGCGCTTGCAGCGGCTCATGAAGCAGGTATTGTCCATCGCGATATCAAACCGGAAAACATTATGGTGCGCCGCGATGGCCTGGTAAAAGTGCTCGACTTCGGATTAGCAAAGCTCATCGAACCTAAAGCGCAGTTTGTTGATCGCGAAACGGCAACTGTAGCAGAACTGAAAACGGATACAGGCATGGTCATCGGAACTGCGCGTTACATGTCCCCTGAACAAGCGCGCGGGCAAACAACAGACGCACGCACAGACCTGTTCAGTTTGGGCGTCCTAATCTATGAGATGCTCGCTTCCATGCCCCCCTTCAGAGGTGATAACCATGCTGATGTCATCGCAGCATTGCTGACAACAGAACCGCCGCCGCTCTCGCAAATTGACTCTGAGATTCCTGCGGAATTAGACAGTATTGTTTCCAAAGCATTGCGCAAAAACGCCGCGGAGCGGTACCAGACAGCAAAAGAATTATTAAATGACTTACATGATTTTCGAGGCGGGTTTCTTCACGTTCAAGCGAGTGCGGAATCCAAATCGAATCGAACAGGGTTCGCTGTACCAACCGGTTCCAGGCTTCGCCTGTGGATCTACGGCATTGCGATTGTGCTGATTGTCACATCAACATTCATCATTTTTCAAAGAAATCCAGCCAGAATGAACAGAAACAAGCCGGGGCGTGCCACTCTTGCGGTTATGCCGTTTCACATTTCCACTCCTGAACCGTCGATTTCATATTTATCGGTTGGCATTCCGGACGCAATTATCACGCGACTATCCAATCTTGAGCAGATCCAGTTACGCCCCACAAGCTCCATTCTTGCATTCCAAAACAAGCACTTTGAAATCGAAGAGGTGCGCGAAAAGCTCGAAGTAGAGAACATACTAACAGGAACAATCCAGAAGATCGGCGATCGATTTCGGATCCGCGTTCAATTGATCCGCGCGGCGGATGGCGTTTCATTGTGGGGTTTCACCTACGACTTATCTCCTTCCGATCTTCTAACCATTGAGGATAGTGTGTCCGAGCAAGTTAGCTCAGCGCTTCAGCTTCAGATCAGCCCCCAGCAACGTGTTCGATTAAAGCAGGCCTACACAGAAAATACGGAGGCTTACCAGTGGTATGTGCGCGGCCGGGAACAACTTCCACGGTACACCAGCCAGTCGGCCCTCACCGCAATCTCTTATTTTGAAAAAGCACTTCAGCTGGATCCCTCTTTCGCCAAAGCACGCGCGGGATTAGCACAGGCCGCCGCAGACATGCATCTCCGGCTCGGTGCAGATGAGGAAGCCCAGTTCTGGGGCAACCGCGCATTGGAGGAAGCACAACAGGCCTTGCGAATCGATTCGAATCTTGCTGAAGCTAATGAAGCCATGGCAGCCGTTTATCGCAAAACAGAATTCAAGTGGGACTTGACAATTCAAGAGAGTAACAAAGCGCTTGCCCTTAACAATTCCCTTTATCTTCCTCATTATTTCAAGGCGGCAGCCTACTATCATTATGGATTGTTTGATCTTGCGGAAGAAGAATTGATCGCAGCCAAACGCGCAAATGTATCGGACCAGGTAGAGGCGTTTCGCACGCAGGCTGTCATTGATTTTTTTCGTGGACGCTTTTCCGACGTGATCAAAAATTTAGAAGAAGTTCAAAGACTGACGGGAAAAGCCATCGCCGATTGGCACTTTTCCTTGGCACATTATTATTCAGGTAACGCCGGACAAGCAGAAACCGTGTTGCGTGAGATGATGACCGTTTCCTATGGCGGAACAGCCACTCGTGCAAAAGCAACGCTCGCCGCGATTCTCGCACAATCGGGTCGGCGCGAAGAAGCTCAGAAGTGGTTGAAGGAAGCTCTGGCTTCCTCCTTTCTCGATCATCATGCTCTGTACAGCATCGGAGTTACTTATGCGCAGCTGGGAAATCATGACGCTGCTGTTGAATGGCTGTCCAGATCGATTGAAAAAGGCTTTCCCTGCTATCCATGGTTTGAGCGAGACCCGCTGCTTGACCCTATCCGAAATACAGAATCTTTTCGGAATCTGCTTTCAAAACTAAAGCACGAGTTCGAGATAGCAGAAAAGCGGTACACAAATCAGCCATGACTCATGCACAAAAAAATTGCAGTGCGGGCGAGTCGCCCGCACCACAACACAGAGCGCTTAAGGGTTCCAGTAGTAGCTAAATTTGACAAGAAAAATATTATCGCTTTCGGCTTTCCATAAACGGCTGAGCGAACGGGTGAACTGGAAATTTCCGGTCGGTTCGTCATCCGAACGTGTTTGCGTCCACACAAAATAAACTGTGGAGCCGGGCCGGTATTCCCAGCGTAGAATCGCGTTTCCGCGCAGCGACTTGAAATTAAAATTCGGATCATCGAAGGTAAAGGCGCCGGCGGGGCCTGTTCCATCCGGATCGATCGTGACATCGCCGCTGGTGATAATCGGATTCCCGTAGATGTTGAATCTGTAGCTTCTGGGTTGAGCCAACTCCTTATAACCCGTGTATCTTCCCGATGAAATCAGCGGCTGGGCATAGAGTTGCAAACTCAAGCGTGGAGTAAATGTCCAATCCACGCGTATACCTGCGCTGAAAGTTTTCTGATCGAGTGCTCCGAAGACGTAACGTTTTCCGAAGGTATGTGCCGCGGTTGGATCCTCAAAATTTTCTATCCATTGAGCGGGTGTCCAGTCATGTTCGAAAGTGGGATTCACACTGAGGGAAACATTGGCGATCGGTTTCCATTCGATGGTGGATCTCAATGCGCGGTAGTGAGAGGACTCCGCTTCATACAGGTTTCCACCGAAACCGAACACAAATTTTTTACGATTGTCCGTGCGTCCAAACAGATTGACTTCATAGCCGGGCAGATTCAACGTTTGCGGACCGCCACGAGTGCGTGTGTTATTGAGCGTTTCTTCAGGATTCCATGCCAGTGAGTAGTCGAGTGTGTAGTAGTTATGAAATTCAACATATCCGAAGTGAAACAAGCCGCCCCACGTTGTATCGCCACCAAAATCAAGCGTGCGAAACGCTGCTCCACCGAGCTCCGCATAGCGATAATATTTCCCGGGAGTCGTCCATTTGTAACCGCTGCCTACATGCATGTTGTATTGATCGGCGCGGAACAGGAAACCGAGATCGTTGTTGTCGAAGCCAGGACTCACAAAACCGAAGGCGGAATTGAAAAACACGTTTCCCTTTTCTTTGTTCACATAAAAACGTCCGGCGTAGCCATTCAGCGAGGTTGCATCCGGATCCACTTCGACATAATCGGCATCGGGTCGCTGAAAGTAATGTCTGGAGTTTTGCTGCAGATCGGTAATCCGAGCTTGATTCCCTTTTACTGTAGAGAAAGCGGTCCATCCGGTAAGCGCCCACGTTTTATTGTCATCCAGGAATGTCCAACCATCCACGCCATAAACAAGTGCAGAGCCATTGATCTCGTCCTCTAAGCGTAATTCCTCAAACCTTCTGGAAGCGATCGTGGTGATGAAACCCAGACCTTGTTTGCCATCGCCGAATTCTTTCAATCCTCGCGTTACTTGGTAGTAAGAGGCCGGTTCGATTTCTGCTTCGCTTGAGACATCATCGACAAAATAATTGGCCCGTTCCCTGCCGGTGAAAGCATGCAAGGTTCCAATGCTAAAACCGGGTCCGATTTTGCCTGTAAGTTTTGCAGCACCAAGAATGCTGGCGCCGTTCGGAGCATCCTGATAATCCGAATCGGGAATGGAACCCTGCGGAGCCCTTCCAATGCGGCGGCTGTAGAACAATAGAGGATTGCTCCAGTTGAATCCCCAGTAATTGGTCGCGCCACCTTCACCAAACTTGAAAATATTGTATCCTTCAATAAAGAAGGGTCGTTTTTCCTGAAAAAATGTTTCTACATCACTTAAGTTGATGACCGCAGGATCAACTTCCACCTGGCCAAAATCAGGATTCACTGTTGCATCCAGATTTAAGTTGGTTCCCAGACCAAATTTCATATCGGCTCCGATCCCCGGATCGTAGGAAGAACCATCGTTATATGGATTGTCCGCACCCGGATGTGTGAACTCCGCTTTACTTGTTATATAAGGCATGATCTCGATGCGCCGTTGCGGTTTGATACTCTGGATTCCAGTCATTTCAACAAATCGGGATACAAATCCGCTATCATTTTTGGGCCGGATCACCAGATAATCCGTTTCATTTTTGCGGGCGATGGTGCGCTTGAAGTTCACGCCCCATATGTATTGTTGCTGCTTCCGGAAACGGAGTTGTGAATAGGGAATGCGCATCTCAACGGTCCATCCTTTCTCATCAACGTTTGCTTTGCCTTCCCAAACGCCGTCCCAGGAGTTGTCTTCCCAGCTATCGTTCAGAAGAGTGCCATCGTAGAGTGTGCCGGCGGCATTCACGCCAAAGTAATAACCGGTCCGTTTGTCATGATAGGGATCGACATAGAACATCAACTGATCGGACGTGATCAGAACATCCTTCCTAACGAGCCGCGCTTCGATCAAATTCGGTTGCGAATCGTACATTCGCGCGCCGATATAGATCGCTTCATCATCGAACCCGACATCGATAACAGTCATTTCTGTAGCTTTTGCACCTTCCACCGGATCACGCTGAATGAACTCCGTTACAGCGTTTTCATCTTTCCAAACTTTTTCCGTAAGTTTTCCATCCAGTGAAATCGGTTCGGTTAATCGTACTGCTTTTACTTTAGTATCCGCCCACGCTTCACTCCCTAATAACAGGACGGAACAGATGATCAAAATGTATGATTTCCGTTTCATGACTCTCTCTCCCACAATTTCAGTGCCGAGTAATGAGTGATGAGTTCCGAGAAAATCTTAAGAAGCTCATCGCTCATTACTCATTGCTTTGGCACTTCTTTCTGCATACCTCAATAGACCAATGCGGTTTCTAAAAGGTTGCTTGCTGTAAATTGGACGAGAAAATGTGAGGAAACGTTTACAATGTTTTGTCTTGGCGTCTTGGCGGTTAATAAGGAAAAAGGGCGCAATTTGATTCGCGCCCCTTCCCAGGTCGTCAGCGGTTAGACCAACCTGTTTAAATATTAAGGGCCCCTAAGGTTGTGATTCACCGGTGATGATTGCGCGGAGCGCTTGTTTGGCTTTTGGGGTGCCGATTTGACCAAGACTTTGAACGGCTGCCATTCGAATATTCTTATCGGGATCATTCTTTGCAAGATCCAGAAGAATCGGCACAGCATCATCGCTTTCACTGTCTCCCAATGCGCGAACGGCTGTAATTCGCAGCTCCGGATCCTGGCCTTGCTTCAAGTATTGCGTCATTACTTTTACAGCATTTTTGCCGCCCATATCGATCGCCTTGTAGAGCGCTGCCTTACGGACTTCCAGATTCTTTGCTTTTTGGACCAGATCGAGCACGACCTGAATATCTTCGGGTTCGAGATTATCTCCCAGGGAGTAAACTGCGGCTTTCGCCAGTTCCACATTGGGATCGTTGAGTGCTACATCAACAAGAAATGATTTCGCTCTCGGCTCCGGTTTATCCATGATTGAATACAGCGCTGCCTTCCTGACCTCCAGCTCTTTTGATTTTGAAAAAATCTGTTTGAGAGATTCAAAACGATCTGTGTCATCCAATTCCGCGATTGCATACACGGCATGGCGTCTCAATTCGGGATCCGGGTCGCTGAGGGCAACGTTCAGAAACATTGCGGAAGTCATCGCATTATGATCCGCAAGAGCAAACAGAACAGCCTTCCTGATTTCCGTAGGCTTTACCTGCGCGAGAATTCCTTGCAACGCTTTCACAGAGGCCTGACTGTCCATATCTGCCAGCGCATACACTGCTGTTTTGGCCATTTCCTGATTGGCTTCGCGACTCGCGATGTCCGCAAGGAGCGGCACGATTTCAGGATCATCTGTTTCTGCCAGGGCATAAAGCGCGGCCTTTCGAACTTCCTGTTCTACATTGGACTGCAAAACTTTTTTGAGCGCTCCAATCGATTCCTTTCCGCCACGATCTCCCAGAGCATAGACTGCGTTTTTGCGTACGGAACCATCCGGATCCTTTATGGCGATCTCTCCCAACTTGATGGTGACCTGCGGAGAATCCAGTTCGGTTAGCATATAGACAATGTTGCTGCGGGTCTTCGGATCCTTTTCCGTGTTAAATATTGCAATCACATCCTCTGCCGTTGCGTCCCCTGAATCGACTAACGCCCGGATGGCATGCAGCCGCACTTCATCTGTACTCCCATGTTTACGGATTTCTTCGATTTTGATGGTTGTATGAATTCCTGCCTTCGCAAGGTCGTTAGCAATATTGATCATGTTCGATTGAGCATCATCCGCCCACTCGCTTTTGGGATACTGTTTGATAAAAGACTCGTAACATCTCACACTCTCTTCCCGTTTGTTCTGTTTTTGTTTTGAAAAACAGATCCAGAAATTGGAGTCGTCAGTATAGGGGCTATTCGGGTACTTCTGAATCACGTTTTGAAACGCCTGAGTCGCATCGGCCCATTTTTCATCCAGAACGAAACCGTAAGCTTTGTTATATGCTTTTGCCGCTTCGCTGCCTTCCGCTGCAGGCCCTGGTGGATAGGCAAATGTGAACGTGCTGAGCACCAGAAGCAGCACGATCGCTATTAAGTCAATTGGTTTTCTACGAAACATCTAGTTTTCCTCCACTATGTACGCGTTTTCCCC includes the following:
- a CDS encoding BamA/TamA family outer membrane protein; protein product: MRIWFFALVFITIPSFLLAESAPRVRNIYINNLDVFDSQHQEFRWWGFRLMNRLHVKTQKSFIRNELLLREGDLLEPDLMRESERNLRRYTFLTDVSVRSRRINDQEADLFVNTEDQWTTKPNLSWGSTRGSRILDIGIEEENFLGLGRRVGLRYEKAPERDGFVGLYGDPRFLNTRLRLNLRYARFSDGHRLNYALVQPFYAQEARWSYGVNGFDLKRLQHFYYQGIDAAALEHVQHNVTFDVNRAWGPRYQRNRAGLILGYSQNLFPSVLIFDEEAAQEEEIQRNLDPVESELFNIGMSLVRDRQRFVKFYYVDNFGRTEDLPYGTLASLAVVHSNDDRGRDFLTSNFTGRYTFHRNARQYFVSHAGLSLRREGGEWNNWIAEFLLRYYIQKDSTKFGFFKSPKQTLAANLAATITADMDAPFQLSLGEDEGLRGYPFRGFTGLNRALLNLEYRVMIPWEHRLVGVAAVPFIDSGYVWNPDHHFGASVGIGLRIGLKKYGRTRVLRVDYAFPLVNSGGRGGSLSVSAGQAFDIL
- a CDS encoding protein kinase, which translates into the protein MTPQRWKKVEKVYSAARELAPPDRDAFLKEACKSDAALRQEVESLLKHEVGAKEFLESPALEVAAGMLMQDQMQTTGKIGSYHILSLLGTGGMGEVYLTQDSRLGRKVALKLLPKNLTQDTDTIRRFEREARAASALNHPNILTIYEIGRAEETHYIATEFVEGETLRQRMLGGKMDLNQVLDIAIQTANALAAAHEAGIVHRDIKPENIMVRRDGLVKVLDFGLAKLIEPKAQFVDRETATVAELKTDTGMVIGTARYMSPEQARGQTTDARTDLFSLGVLIYEMLASMPPFRGDNHADVIAALLTTEPPPLSQIDSEIPAELDSIVSKALRKNAAERYQTAKELLNDLHDFRGGFLHVQASAESKSNRTGFAVPTGSRLRLWIYGIAIVLIVTSTFIIFQRNPARMNRNKPGRATLAVMPFHISTPEPSISYLSVGIPDAIITRLSNLEQIQLRPTSSILAFQNKHFEIEEVREKLEVENILTGTIQKIGDRFRIRVQLIRAADGVSLWGFTYDLSPSDLLTIEDSVSEQVSSALQLQISPQQRVRLKQAYTENTEAYQWYVRGREQLPRYTSQSALTAISYFEKALQLDPSFAKARAGLAQAAADMHLRLGADEEAQFWGNRALEEAQQALRIDSNLAEANEAMAAVYRKTEFKWDLTIQESNKALALNNSLYLPHYFKAAAYYHYGLFDLAEEELIAAKRANVSDQVEAFRTQAVIDFFRGRFSDVIKNLEEVQRLTGKAIADWHFSLAHYYSGNAGQAETVLREMMTVSYGGTATRAKATLAAILAQSGRREEAQKWLKEALASSFLDHHALYSIGVTYAQLGNHDAAVEWLSRSIEKGFPCYPWFERDPLLDPIRNTESFRNLLSKLKHEFEIAEKRYTNQP
- a CDS encoding carbohydrate binding family 9 domain-containing protein, with the translated sequence MKRKSYILIICSVLLLGSEAWADTKVKAVRLTEPISLDGKLTEKVWKDENAVTEFIQRDPVEGAKATEMTVIDVGFDDEAIYIGARMYDSQPNLIEARLVRKDVLITSDQLMFYVDPYHDKRTGYYFGVNAAGTLYDGTLLNDSWEDNSWDGVWEGKANVDEKGWTVEMRIPYSQLRFRKQQQYIWGVNFKRTIARKNETDYLVIRPKNDSGFVSRFVEMTGIQSIKPQRRIEIMPYITSKAEFTHPGADNPYNDGSSYDPGIGADMKFGLGTNLNLDATVNPDFGQVEVDPAVINLSDVETFFQEKRPFFIEGYNIFKFGEGGATNYWGFNWSNPLLFYSRRIGRAPQGSIPDSDYQDAPNGASILGAAKLTGKIGPGFSIGTLHAFTGRERANYFVDDVSSEAEIEPASYYQVTRGLKEFGDGKQGLGFITTIASRRFEELRLEDEINGSALVYGVDGWTFLDDNKTWALTGWTAFSTVKGNQARITDLQQNSRHYFQRPDADYVEVDPDATSLNGYAGRFYVNKEKGNVFFNSAFGFVSPGFDNNDLGFLFRADQYNMHVGSGYKWTTPGKYYRYAELGGAAFRTLDFGGDTTWGGLFHFGYVEFHNYYTLDYSLAWNPEETLNNTRTRGGPQTLNLPGYEVNLFGRTDNRKKFVFGFGGNLYEAESSHYRALRSTIEWKPIANVSLSVNPTFEHDWTPAQWIENFEDPTAAHTFGKRYVFGALDQKTFSAGIRVDWTFTPRLSLQLYAQPLISSGRYTGYKELAQPRSYRFNIYGNPIITSGDVTIDPDGTGPAGAFTFDDPNFNFKSLRGNAILRWEYRPGSTVYFVWTQTRSDDEPTGNFQFTRSLSRLWKAESDNIFLVKFSYYWNP
- a CDS encoding HEAT repeat domain-containing protein; amino-acid sequence: MFRRKPIDLIAIVLLLVLSTFTFAYPPGPAAEGSEAAKAYNKAYGFVLDEKWADATQAFQNVIQKYPNSPYTDDSNFWICFSKQKQNKREESVRCYESFIKQYPKSEWADDAQSNMINIANDLAKAGIHTTIKIEEIRKHGSTDEVRLHAIRALVDSGDATAEDVIAIFNTEKDPKTRSNIVYMLTELDSPQVTIKLGEIAIKDPDGSVRKNAVYALGDRGGKESIGALKKVLQSNVEQEVRKAALYALAETDDPEIVPLLADIASREANQEMAKTAVYALADMDSQASVKALQGILAQVKPTEIRKAVLFALADHNAMTSAMFLNVALSDPDPELRRHAVYAIAELDDTDRFESLKQIFSKSKELEVRKAALYSIMDKPEPRAKSFLVDVALNDPNVELAKAAVYSLGDNLEPEDIQVVLDLVQKAKNLEVRKAALYKAIDMGGKNAVKVMTQYLKQGQDPELRITAVRALGDSESDDAVPILLDLAKNDPDKNIRMAAVQSLGQIGTPKAKQALRAIITGESQP